In bacterium, a single genomic region encodes these proteins:
- the gatD gene encoding Glu-tRNA(Gln) amidotransferase subunit GatD yields the protein MNDSSITDFRGYRNPALSVLKRNGVRVWSDVRIETVDGPFEGLVMPRAERDNPFHIVIKLADGYNVGIHVDKITSITETGYRQAQYRVPDKAFPRGGDKPKVTLLGTGGTIASRLDYRTGAVIPAFSPGELYSAVPELAEIADLTTKEIYSVFSENVTAEVWLGTAREIEKVIQDGADGVVIGHGTDAMHYTAAALTYMVQDSPVPIVMVGSQRSSDRPSSDAALNLIDATYAAGHGDIAEVLVCMFGPTSDQYSLLHRGARVRKMHSSYRSTFRTISDTPVATVQKGGISYIKTDYRKRDPRRAVKIDAVFDERVSLLYYYQNMRPDMIDGLVANGYKGIVIAGTGLGHVNKPLFPALKRAIDAGVHVYMTVQTLWGFVQMYVYDTGRDMMDMGVIPCGNLIPEAAYVKLGWALGHTHDRDEVRKLMLTPVGDDLTDREPIDGYLVMQGGLPEIEQFLLKHRR from the coding sequence ATGAACGACTCTTCCATAACGGACTTTCGCGGTTATCGCAATCCCGCCCTCAGCGTTCTGAAGCGGAACGGCGTGCGCGTGTGGTCGGACGTGCGAATCGAGACGGTGGACGGGCCGTTCGAGGGATTGGTGATGCCGCGCGCCGAGCGGGATAATCCCTTTCACATTGTCATCAAGCTCGCCGACGGCTACAACGTCGGCATTCACGTAGACAAGATCACGTCCATCACCGAAACCGGCTATCGGCAAGCGCAGTACCGCGTTCCCGACAAAGCCTTTCCGCGGGGTGGCGATAAGCCGAAGGTCACACTGCTCGGCACCGGCGGAACGATTGCCAGCCGGCTCGACTACCGGACCGGTGCGGTGATTCCCGCATTTTCTCCCGGAGAGCTCTACAGCGCGGTTCCCGAACTGGCCGAAATCGCCGATCTCACGACCAAAGAGATCTACTCGGTGTTCTCGGAAAACGTGACCGCCGAGGTGTGGCTGGGAACGGCGCGGGAGATCGAGAAGGTGATTCAGGACGGAGCGGACGGAGTCGTCATCGGTCATGGGACGGACGCCATGCACTACACGGCGGCGGCGCTCACCTATATGGTGCAGGATTCGCCGGTTCCCATCGTGATGGTCGGCTCGCAGCGATCCTCAGATCGTCCGTCATCCGATGCCGCGCTGAATCTGATTGACGCCACCTACGCCGCCGGACACGGCGACATCGCGGAAGTGCTGGTCTGCATGTTCGGGCCGACTTCGGATCAGTACAGCCTTCTCCATCGCGGCGCGCGGGTGCGCAAGATGCACTCGTCCTATCGTTCGACGTTCCGCACCATCTCGGACACGCCGGTGGCGACGGTGCAGAAGGGCGGCATCTCCTACATCAAGACCGACTACCGGAAACGCGATCCCCGGCGAGCCGTGAAGATTGACGCGGTGTTCGACGAGCGCGTGTCGCTGCTCTACTACTACCAGAACATGAGACCGGACATGATTGACGGTCTGGTGGCGAACGGATACAAGGGAATCGTGATCGCGGGAACCGGTCTGGGGCACGTCAACAAACCACTCTTTCCCGCTCTGAAACGGGCGATTGACGCGGGCGTACACGTCTACATGACCGTGCAGACGCTGTGGGGCTTCGTGCAGATGTACGTCTATGACACGGGCCGCGATATGATGGATATGGGAGTGATCCCCTGCGGAAATCTGATCCCCGAAGCCGCCTACGTGAAACTGGGCTGGGCGCTCGGCCACACGCACGACCGCGACGAGGTGAGGAAACTCATGCTCACGCCGGTCGGCGACGACCTCACGGATCGCGAACCGATTGACGGCTATCTGGTCATGCAGGGCGGTCTGCCGGAAATCGAACAATTCCTGCTCAAACATCGGCGATAG
- a CDS encoding aspartate--ammonia ligase, giving the protein MSDKKADLAGPGIGTYEEVEKILPNDYEPLLNPKETQIAIAKLKRFIEDGLCKALNLFRIECPLIVDTTSGVNDYLDRDGSRTPIDFHINNDYNKNPIDAQVVQAATKWKRVALKQFQCDVGEGIMTDMRAVRKDYFLDHDHSSYVDQWDWERVITDKDRNLDFLVDVVKKEWKVLTDAEDYIQREFPKLKKNPKWPNLPKELVFLHAEEILDMYPDLPRKQRETKIVSEKYPAIFIIGIGWTLKDGYPHEMRAADYDDWVTPSVVKNGQQMHGLNGDILVWNPITKRRHELTSMGIRVTKETLKDQLHRTNQMHFLDMPYHKAILNDEIPLSIGGGIGQARTCMSILKKAHLGEVSVTVWPKILKDMCAKRKIVVLE; this is encoded by the coding sequence ATGTCCGACAAGAAAGCCGATCTGGCAGGACCGGGAATCGGGACCTATGAAGAGGTCGAAAAGATTCTGCCGAACGACTATGAACCACTGCTGAATCCGAAGGAAACTCAGATTGCCATCGCCAAACTCAAGCGTTTCATCGAGGATGGCCTCTGCAAAGCGCTGAACCTGTTCCGAATCGAGTGCCCACTGATCGTTGACACCACCAGCGGCGTGAACGATTATCTGGATCGCGACGGTTCGCGCACACCGATTGATTTCCACATCAACAACGACTACAACAAGAATCCGATTGACGCGCAAGTCGTGCAGGCGGCGACCAAGTGGAAACGCGTCGCCCTCAAGCAGTTCCAGTGCGACGTCGGCGAAGGCATTATGACCGACATGCGCGCCGTTCGCAAGGACTACTTTCTCGACCACGATCACAGTTCCTACGTGGACCAGTGGGACTGGGAGCGCGTCATCACCGACAAAGACCGCAATCTCGATTTCCTTGTTGACGTCGTCAAGAAAGAATGGAAAGTCCTGACCGACGCCGAAGATTACATCCAGCGCGAGTTTCCCAAGCTGAAGAAGAATCCCAAGTGGCCGAATCTTCCCAAAGAACTGGTGTTCCTGCACGCCGAAGAGATTCTCGACATGTATCCCGATCTGCCGCGCAAGCAGCGCGAGACGAAGATCGTGTCCGAAAAGTATCCGGCCATTTTCATCATCGGCATCGGCTGGACGCTGAAGGACGGCTATCCCCACGAAATGCGCGCCGCCGACTACGACGACTGGGTCACGCCGTCCGTCGTGAAGAACGGACAGCAGATGCACGGATTGAACGGCGACATCCTCGTGTGGAATCCCATTACCAAGCGCCGTCATGAACTGACTTCGATGGGAATCCGCGTGACGAAGGAGACGCTAAAGGATCAACTCCATCGCACCAATCAGATGCACTTCCTCGATATGCCGTATCACAAAGCGATTCTCAATGATGAGATTCCGCTCTCCATCGGCGGCGGCATCGGGCAGGCCCGCACCTGCATGTCCATTCTGAAGAAGGCCCACCTCGGTGAAGTTTCCGTCACCGTGTGGCCGAAAATCCTCAAGGACATGTGCGCGAAGCGGAAGATCGTGGTGCTGGAATAG
- the gatE gene encoding Glu-tRNA(Gln) amidotransferase subunit GatE: MQAVPPILEPYNILDLDYAGLGFRCGLEVHHQALTQRKLFCHCPAGKYSEEVDAEVLRHMRPTMSEMGEYDPCALMEFKTKKDIVYLLSKESTCTYETDDTPPFPMDPQAVDIALEAAMLFGCQIVGEAHISRKQYLDGSIPTGFQRTTVVGVNGGFPYRGRQIHVVQVALEEDSGREVKDSGHAIYFRTDRLGIPLTEVVTGPDLLHPLETAEAGRLIGHNLRLTKKMRRGIGSVRQDVNVSIRGGTRTEIKGVPRIPQIPRLVSIEAYRQMRLLEIRDEILKRGLTRETLSHSVHELDSETIVFRTPTLAAAHRNGLRVAAVVFRGLVGILGQSVQPGRTFAHEISGRVRVIACIDTAPNLFHTDATEGEFALTAGERIAVKNTTGAGAGDVVVILWGPFADVATAIEETITRVAEATVGVPAETRMALRNGGTDFERILGGEMRMYPDTDSPPTIITSEHTDRIRASLPEPVWTRRDRLEREGISRVLAEQLAASDYFSLYWMIQEQGTLPPNRVARVLVQETRRGRRKGCPVERISRPAWLRLFGHLRRGELLWEAVPALICGKAKRPGAEWLALASKQRMLPVSERRAEKILESVLQSETTSACPDAKVRRLMGIVQQPPGRIPASKAAQWLRDHLPTVSNTQ, from the coding sequence ATGCAGGCTGTTCCACCCATCCTCGAACCATATAACATCCTCGATCTCGACTACGCCGGTCTGGGATTTCGCTGCGGCCTCGAAGTTCATCATCAGGCTTTGACCCAACGCAAGCTGTTCTGTCACTGCCCGGCGGGAAAATACTCGGAGGAGGTGGACGCGGAGGTGCTGCGGCACATGCGGCCCACCATGAGCGAAATGGGCGAATACGATCCGTGTGCGCTCATGGAGTTTAAAACCAAGAAGGACATCGTCTATCTGCTCTCGAAAGAGAGCACCTGCACCTACGAAACCGACGACACTCCCCCCTTTCCCATGGATCCGCAGGCGGTGGATATTGCTCTGGAAGCGGCGATGCTGTTCGGCTGCCAGATCGTGGGCGAAGCCCACATCTCCCGCAAGCAGTATCTCGACGGTTCGATTCCCACCGGTTTCCAAAGAACGACCGTGGTGGGTGTGAACGGTGGGTTTCCCTATCGAGGCCGCCAGATCCACGTCGTGCAGGTGGCGCTCGAAGAGGACTCGGGCCGCGAGGTGAAAGATTCCGGACACGCGATCTACTTCCGCACCGACCGGCTGGGCATCCCGCTGACCGAAGTCGTGACCGGACCCGATCTGTTGCATCCGTTGGAAACCGCCGAAGCGGGGCGACTCATCGGCCACAATCTGCGGCTGACGAAAAAAATGCGGCGGGGGATCGGCAGCGTGCGGCAGGACGTGAACGTTTCCATTCGCGGGGGAACGCGTACGGAAATCAAGGGAGTTCCGCGCATCCCGCAGATTCCGCGGCTGGTATCCATCGAGGCGTATCGGCAAATGCGGCTGCTCGAAATCCGCGACGAGATCTTGAAGCGCGGCCTCACCCGCGAGACGCTCTCGCATTCGGTGCACGAGCTGGACAGCGAAACGATCGTGTTTCGCACTCCCACTCTGGCCGCCGCCCACCGCAACGGTCTTCGCGTGGCAGCGGTGGTGTTCCGCGGACTGGTGGGAATTCTTGGCCAATCCGTGCAACCGGGACGGACGTTCGCCCATGAGATTTCGGGACGGGTGCGCGTAATCGCCTGCATTGATACTGCTCCGAATCTCTTCCACACCGACGCCACCGAGGGTGAGTTCGCCTTGACCGCCGGCGAGCGGATCGCCGTCAAGAACACGACCGGTGCGGGCGCGGGGGACGTCGTCGTGATCTTGTGGGGCCCCTTCGCCGACGTGGCTACGGCCATCGAGGAGACGATTACCCGCGTGGCCGAGGCGACCGTCGGCGTTCCCGCCGAAACCCGCATGGCCCTGCGAAACGGCGGCACGGATTTCGAGCGCATTCTCGGCGGCGAGATGCGCATGTATCCCGACACCGATTCACCGCCGACAATTATTACTTCCGAGCATACGGATCGCATTCGCGCGAGTCTTCCCGAACCCGTCTGGACGCGGCGGGACCGTCTGGAACGCGAGGGAATTTCGCGAGTCCTTGCCGAGCAGCTTGCCGCTTCGGATTACTTCTCGCTCTATTGGATGATTCAAGAGCAGGGAACGCTTCCCCCCAATCGCGTGGCGCGCGTGCTCGTCCAGGAAACCCGCCGCGGGCGGCGTAAAGGCTGCCCCGTCGAACGCATTTCCCGTCCGGCCTGGCTGCGCTTGTTCGGTCATCTGCGGCGGGGAGAGCTGTTGTGGGAAGCCGTTCCGGCTCTCATCTGCGGCAAAGCGAAGCGACCGGGAGCCGAATGGCTGGCGCTCGCCTCCAAGCAACGGATGCTGCCGGTGAGCGAACGTCGCGCGGAGAAAATTCTCGAATCGGTGCTGCAGAGCGAAACGACAAGCGCGTGCCCCGACGCCAAAGTGCGCCGACTCATGGGCATCGTCCAGCAACCTCCGGGCCGCATTCCCGCCTCGAAGGCCGCCCAGTGGCTGCGTGATCATCTTCCGACTGTTTCCAATACCCAATAG